Proteins from a genomic interval of Rhodococcus rhodochrous:
- a CDS encoding serine hydrolase, translated as MNGGERRDSAVDRIRAVFADAGCTGWLHARRCSDPRAAMLSVRGDERVVLAAVYKLPLFLAFCAEVDAGRLDASGQLRIVPSDCTPGPTGIASFRDPVTMSRRDVAASMMTVSDNAAADVLLGEIGTTAVEELLARLGLTRTRIIGGTADVYQRLVEETDTRTTVEAFRALTDIDAAWTVSAYDPAYTSATTPEEMTRLLEAVWSGSVLSPESTAFAQQVMRAQIWPHRIASGFPHRGVAIAGKTGTIGIIRNEVAVVEFPGEYPIAIAVFTRAARADPVLPVVDAAIGEAARIAVTELRAPLPGDSAGPSSESA; from the coding sequence GTGAATGGCGGGGAACGGCGAGACAGTGCGGTCGACCGGATCCGGGCGGTGTTCGCGGATGCCGGGTGCACGGGATGGCTGCACGCCCGCCGGTGTTCGGATCCGCGTGCGGCGATGCTGTCGGTGCGCGGGGACGAACGCGTGGTGCTCGCGGCGGTGTACAAGCTTCCGCTGTTCCTCGCGTTCTGCGCGGAGGTGGACGCAGGCCGGCTCGACGCATCCGGGCAGCTGCGGATCGTGCCGTCGGACTGCACCCCCGGCCCGACCGGGATCGCGAGCTTCCGGGATCCGGTGACGATGAGCCGACGCGACGTGGCCGCATCGATGATGACGGTGTCCGACAACGCGGCGGCCGACGTGCTGCTCGGCGAGATCGGCACGACCGCTGTCGAGGAACTGCTCGCGCGCCTCGGACTCACACGGACCCGGATCATCGGTGGCACGGCGGACGTCTATCAGCGCCTCGTCGAGGAGACGGACACCCGCACCACCGTCGAGGCGTTCCGGGCGCTCACCGACATCGACGCCGCCTGGACCGTCTCGGCGTACGACCCGGCCTACACGAGCGCGACCACCCCGGAGGAGATGACCCGGCTGCTCGAGGCCGTGTGGTCGGGCTCGGTGCTCTCGCCCGAGAGCACCGCCTTCGCGCAGCAGGTGATGCGCGCCCAGATCTGGCCGCACCGCATCGCGTCGGGCTTCCCGCATCGCGGGGTCGCGATCGCAGGCAAGACCGGCACGATCGGCATCATCCGCAACGAGGTGGCGGTCGTCGAGTTCCCCGGCGAGTATCCGATCGCCATCGCGGTGTTCACCCGCGCCGCCCGCGCGGATCCCGTTCTGCCGGTCGTCGACGCTGCGATCGGTGAAGCCGCGCGCATCGCCGTCACGGAGTTGCGTGCTCCCCTGCCGGGCGACTCCGCAGGTCCGTCATCCGAGAGTGCGTGA
- a CDS encoding DUF6928 family protein, translated as MSATVSTLWYVDAPDPAAVLHEFSPDRDAAQALLSRLFPDLQVDPGGRVPLTEAGDTGEDDGVEQFWIGSYPGVTVVSSRRFALRHPSELPAMWLRTPAAERTCLLASDPAGAWGSFAVWECGTLRRSFGANTVEFFEDQGLPFVWERPFWAGEHPLRWPPNVPPPPESLPFHPRKLVEEAHGAWLGFRYVGRRDDELDPRDIETWSFTLRTPVPQISVPAPKTSWWRRLAAH; from the coding sequence ATGTCGGCGACGGTGTCGACGCTCTGGTACGTCGACGCACCCGATCCCGCAGCGGTCCTGCACGAGTTCTCCCCGGATCGCGATGCGGCACAAGCACTTCTGTCACGACTGTTCCCGGATCTCCAGGTCGATCCAGGCGGACGGGTACCGCTGACCGAAGCCGGGGATACCGGCGAGGACGACGGCGTCGAACAATTCTGGATCGGTAGCTATCCCGGCGTGACGGTGGTGTCGAGTCGCCGGTTCGCGCTGCGCCATCCCTCGGAGCTACCCGCGATGTGGTTGCGCACGCCCGCCGCCGAACGCACGTGCCTGCTGGCTTCCGACCCGGCCGGCGCGTGGGGATCGTTCGCCGTGTGGGAGTGCGGCACGCTGCGCCGCAGCTTCGGGGCGAACACCGTCGAGTTCTTCGAGGACCAGGGACTCCCGTTCGTGTGGGAGCGCCCGTTCTGGGCGGGTGAGCATCCGCTCCGCTGGCCGCCGAACGTGCCCCCTCCCCCGGAGTCCCTGCCCTTCCACCCCCGCAAGCTCGTCGAGGAGGCCCACGGGGCCTGGCTCGGGTTCCGTTACGTCGGGCGCCGCGACGACGAACTCGACCCGCGAGACATCGAGACGTGGAGTTTCACGCTGCGCACCCCCGTCCCGCAGATCTCCGTCCCCGCACCGAAGACCTCCTGGTGGCGGCGACTCGCGGCGCACTGA
- the pdxH gene encoding pyridoxamine 5'-phosphate oxidase: MPRPEGDDLARMRVDYSPAGPTDESPADRDLTPGDVAEGWLPLVRTWFANAVATAVPEPNAMVLATVDEHGHPATRTVLCKKIDADGLTFFTNFESDKGRHLAGHPYASATFLWLPVYRQVTVRGPVVRVSDEETLAYWQTRPRGSRLGAWASQQSRPVAERADLEHALVEAAERYEVDDDIPVPPFWGGFRIVPESVEFWQGRPNRLHNRIRTRLVDGRWITERLQP; the protein is encoded by the coding sequence TTGCCGCGCCCCGAGGGTGACGACCTCGCGCGTATGCGTGTCGACTACAGCCCTGCCGGGCCGACCGACGAGTCCCCGGCCGACCGCGATCTCACCCCCGGCGATGTCGCCGAGGGCTGGCTTCCGCTGGTGCGTACGTGGTTTGCGAACGCGGTCGCCACCGCGGTGCCCGAGCCGAACGCGATGGTGCTCGCAACCGTCGACGAGCACGGCCACCCGGCGACCCGCACCGTGCTGTGCAAGAAGATCGACGCCGACGGCCTGACCTTCTTCACCAACTTCGAGTCCGACAAGGGCCGCCATCTGGCCGGGCACCCCTATGCCTCGGCGACCTTCCTCTGGTTGCCCGTCTACCGGCAGGTGACCGTCCGCGGACCGGTCGTCCGCGTGTCCGACGAGGAGACCCTCGCGTACTGGCAGACGCGGCCGCGCGGATCCCGCCTGGGCGCATGGGCGTCGCAGCAGTCGCGTCCCGTGGCCGAACGCGCCGATCTCGAGCACGCCCTCGTCGAGGCCGCCGAGCGCTACGAGGTCGACGACGACATCCCGGTGCCGCCGTTCTGGGGCGGATTCCGCATCGTCCCCGAGTCGGTCGAGTTCTGGCAGGGCCGGCCCAACCGGTTGCACAACCGGATCCGGACCCGGCTGGTGGACGGTCGCTGGATCACCGAGCGTCTGCAACCGTGA
- the sepH gene encoding septation protein SepH produces MRELRVVGLEPDAKHVVLADPTTGDKFRIPVDDTLRAAARGDLARLGQIQIETTSQLRPREIQARIRGGASVEQVADEAGIPVAKVERFAYPVLLERSRAADMAKKGHPVRPDGPAVETLHEIVTQAFRARGHSLDEAEWDAWRDDEGFWVAQLRWHAGRSTNRAHWRYQPDAHGGTITALDDIAADLVDPDCGRPLRYLTPVYSARDVDDSTEAENAERHAPIALEAPAADEPAPEPVADEETAVAVTVPDDTDASRAAQAPAKDKRGKPALPSWDDVLLGVRSNGRV; encoded by the coding sequence GTGCGAGAGCTTCGAGTGGTCGGTCTCGAGCCCGATGCTAAGCATGTGGTGCTCGCCGATCCCACGACGGGGGACAAGTTCCGCATTCCCGTCGACGACACCCTGCGCGCGGCCGCTCGCGGTGATCTGGCCCGTCTCGGCCAGATCCAGATCGAGACGACCAGCCAGCTCCGTCCTCGCGAGATCCAGGCCCGCATCCGCGGCGGCGCCTCGGTCGAGCAGGTGGCCGACGAGGCCGGGATCCCGGTCGCCAAGGTCGAACGGTTCGCCTATCCCGTCCTGCTCGAGCGGTCCCGGGCGGCCGACATGGCCAAGAAGGGGCATCCCGTCCGTCCCGACGGCCCCGCCGTCGAGACCCTCCACGAGATCGTCACGCAGGCCTTCCGCGCTCGCGGACACAGCCTCGACGAGGCCGAGTGGGACGCCTGGCGCGACGACGAGGGCTTCTGGGTCGCACAGCTGCGGTGGCACGCCGGTCGCTCCACGAACCGCGCCCACTGGCGCTACCAGCCCGATGCTCACGGCGGCACGATCACCGCGCTCGACGACATCGCCGCCGATCTCGTCGATCCCGACTGTGGTCGTCCCCTGCGCTACCTGACCCCGGTCTACTCGGCGCGCGATGTCGACGATTCCACCGAGGCGGAGAACGCCGAGCGGCACGCCCCGATCGCGCTGGAGGCTCCCGCCGCCGACGAACCGGCGCCCGAGCCGGTCGCCGACGAGGAGACCGCCGTCGCCGTCACGGTGCCCGACGACACCGACGCATCACGTGCGGCACAGGCTCCCGCGAAGGACAAGCGCGGTAAGCCCGCGCTGCCCTCGTGGGACGACGTGCTGCTCGGTGTGCGCAGTAACGGGCGCGTCTGA
- a CDS encoding FKBP-type peptidyl-prolyl cis-trans isomerase gives MPPEVPTVEPATGPAPADLVIEDITIGDGDEAQPGGVVDVHYHGVEYDTNDVFDSSFARGDSVRFPLGRLIPGWQEGIPGMRVGGRRKLTVPPQLAYGPAGSGHPLGGKTLVFVIDLLGVG, from the coding sequence GTGCCGCCGGAGGTTCCGACGGTCGAACCGGCCACCGGCCCGGCGCCCGCCGATCTCGTCATCGAGGACATCACCATCGGTGACGGCGACGAAGCGCAGCCCGGCGGCGTGGTCGACGTGCACTACCACGGCGTGGAGTACGACACCAACGATGTGTTCGACTCGTCGTTCGCTCGTGGCGACTCCGTCCGCTTCCCGCTCGGACGTCTGATCCCGGGCTGGCAGGAAGGCATTCCGGGCATGCGCGTCGGTGGACGCCGCAAGCTCACGGTGCCCCCGCAGCTCGCGTACGGACCGGCCGGTTCCGGGCATCCGCTCGGAGGCAAGACTCTGGTCTTCGTGATCGATCTGCTCGGCGTCGGATAA
- the bla gene encoding class A beta-lactamase: MTPTDSILRNRLSRRGFLHSALALSSVAAAAACGSQDGPVDTIPSTTADSVPDTQLLAAGVDERLREIEDRYAVRLGVVAQSPVTGRVHTYRADERFAICSPFKVYAAAAILRLEAEGSLRLDETLPIDPEDIVVNSPVTSEHQGRVLPIDRLCEAALTRSDNTAGNLMLQRIGGPEAVTAFARSVGDETTRLDRWEPELNEAARGDERDTTTAAGLARGFREVLLGPGLPAPQQRTLLGWMRATTTSDTRIRGGLPPGWTSADKTGGGNHGTVNDAGVVWSPDGQPLLLAILSDSTTGDPDAPLEGAPVAETTAVLVDALFAVP, encoded by the coding sequence ATGACACCCACCGATTCAATCCTCCGGAACAGATTGTCGCGCAGGGGTTTTCTCCACTCCGCCCTTGCCCTGTCCTCCGTCGCCGCAGCGGCGGCCTGCGGGTCGCAGGACGGTCCGGTCGACACGATCCCGTCGACGACGGCCGATTCGGTGCCCGACACACAGTTGCTCGCCGCCGGTGTCGACGAGCGTCTCCGGGAGATCGAGGACCGCTACGCCGTACGACTCGGTGTGGTCGCGCAGTCGCCGGTGACCGGGCGCGTCCACACCTACCGGGCCGACGAACGGTTCGCGATCTGTTCTCCGTTCAAGGTCTACGCCGCCGCCGCGATCCTGCGACTCGAGGCGGAAGGATCCCTCCGTCTCGACGAGACCCTCCCGATCGACCCGGAGGACATCGTCGTCAATTCGCCGGTGACCTCGGAACATCAGGGGCGCGTACTGCCGATCGACCGGCTGTGCGAGGCCGCACTCACCCGCAGCGACAACACCGCCGGAAACCTGATGCTCCAACGGATCGGCGGACCCGAGGCCGTCACCGCCTTCGCCCGTTCCGTCGGGGACGAGACCACCCGGCTCGATCGCTGGGAACCCGAACTCAACGAGGCGGCACGGGGCGACGAGCGCGACACCACCACCGCTGCCGGACTCGCTCGCGGCTTCCGAGAGGTGCTCCTCGGCCCGGGGCTGCCCGCTCCGCAACAGCGGACTCTGCTCGGCTGGATGCGCGCGACCACCACCTCGGACACCCGGATCCGCGGGGGATTGCCGCCGGGATGGACGTCGGCGGACAAGACGGGCGGGGGCAATCACGGGACGGTGAACGACGCCGGGGTGGTGTGGTCGCCGGACGGGCAACCGCTGCTGCTGGCGATCCTGTCGGACTCGACCACCGGTGACCCCGACGCGCCCCTCGAGGGCGCGCCCGTCGCGGAGACCACCGCCGTGCTGGTCGACGCACTCTTCGCCGTGCCGTGA
- a CDS encoding citrate synthase 2, translated as MAARASVPEDFVAGLEGVVAFTSDIAEPDKDGGALRYRGVDIEELVEKGITFGDVWALLVDGEFGRGLHPAEPFPLPIHTGDVRVDVQAGLAMLAPIWGFRPLLDIDDATARDNLARAAVMALSYVAQSARGIYQPAVPQQRIDEASTVTERFMVRWKGDPDPKHVEAIDAYWVSAAEHGMNASTFTARVIASTGADAAASLSGAVGAMSGPLHGGAPARVLPMIEETERTGDPRGLVKGILDRKDKLMGFGHRVYRAEDPRARVLRSTAKRLDAPRFEAAAALEQAALAELRERRPDRAIETNVEFWAAVILDFAEVPAAMMPAMFTCGRTAGWCAHILEQKRLGKLVRPAAIYTGPDPRPASEVTGWDSITHR; from the coding sequence ATGGCAGCGCGCGCGTCAGTTCCCGAGGATTTCGTCGCAGGACTCGAAGGCGTGGTCGCCTTCACGAGCGACATCGCCGAGCCCGACAAGGACGGTGGCGCGCTGCGCTATCGCGGGGTCGACATCGAAGAGCTCGTCGAGAAGGGAATCACCTTCGGCGACGTGTGGGCCCTGCTCGTCGACGGCGAGTTCGGTCGCGGCCTGCACCCGGCCGAGCCGTTCCCCCTGCCGATCCACACCGGCGACGTCCGCGTCGACGTCCAGGCCGGTCTGGCGATGCTCGCACCCATCTGGGGCTTCCGGCCGCTGCTCGACATCGACGATGCGACCGCCCGCGACAATCTCGCCCGCGCCGCGGTGATGGCCCTGTCCTATGTCGCCCAGTCCGCCCGCGGCATCTACCAGCCCGCCGTGCCGCAGCAGCGCATCGACGAGGCGAGCACCGTCACCGAGCGCTTCATGGTCCGCTGGAAGGGCGACCCGGATCCCAAGCACGTCGAGGCGATCGACGCCTACTGGGTCTCGGCGGCCGAGCACGGCATGAACGCCTCGACGTTCACCGCCCGGGTCATCGCCTCGACCGGCGCGGACGCGGCCGCCTCGCTCTCCGGCGCGGTCGGCGCGATGTCCGGCCCGCTGCACGGCGGTGCTCCCGCGCGCGTGCTGCCGATGATCGAGGAGACCGAACGCACCGGCGATCCGCGCGGCCTGGTCAAGGGCATCCTCGACCGCAAGGACAAGCTCATGGGCTTCGGTCACCGCGTCTACCGTGCCGAGGACCCCCGCGCCCGGGTGCTGCGCAGCACCGCGAAGCGGCTCGACGCTCCCCGTTTCGAGGCGGCGGCCGCGCTCGAGCAAGCTGCCCTGGCCGAGCTGCGCGAGCGTCGTCCCGACCGGGCGATCGAGACCAACGTCGAGTTCTGGGCCGCGGTGATCCTCGATTTCGCCGAGGTCCCCGCGGCGATGATGCCCGCGATGTTCACCTGCGGTCGGACCGCCGGCTGGTGCGCCCACATCCTCGAGCAGAAGCGTCTGGGCAAGCTCGTGCGTCCCGCGGCGATCTACACCGGCCCCGATCCGCGCCCTGCCTCCGAGGTCACGGGCTGGGATTCGATCACGCATCGCTGA
- a CDS encoding citrate synthase, giving the protein MPAENDTNPTLSYPGGEHTMSIAKATEGNDGIELGKLLAATGYTTLDPGFVNTASTKSAITYIDGEKGILRYRGYPIEQLAEKSTFIEVSYLLIYGELPTAEQLEVFTDKIRRHTLLHEDLKRFFDGFPRNAHPMPVVSSAVNALSAYYPDSLDPDDSEQVELSTIRLLAKLPTIAAYAYKKSVGQPFLYPDNSLSLVENFLRMTFGFPAEPYEIDPEIAQALDMLLILHADHEQNCSTSTVRLVGSSDANLFTSISGGINALWGPLHGGANQAVLEMLDGIQKSDGDVKDFVRKVKNKEDGVKLMGFGHRVYRNYDPRAAIVKKTADRILKKLGAGDELLEIAMKLEEAALTDDYFIERKLYPNVDFYTGLIYRAMGFPDRMFTVLFALGRLPGWIAHWREMHSDPTLKIGRPRQIYTGYTERPYTSLEER; this is encoded by the coding sequence GTGCCCGCTGAGAATGACACCAACCCCACCCTCAGCTACCCCGGTGGCGAACACACGATGTCGATCGCCAAGGCGACGGAAGGCAATGACGGTATCGAGCTGGGCAAGCTCCTCGCGGCGACCGGGTACACCACCCTCGACCCGGGTTTCGTCAACACCGCCTCCACGAAGTCGGCGATCACGTACATCGACGGCGAGAAGGGCATTCTGCGGTACCGCGGATACCCGATCGAGCAGCTCGCCGAGAAGTCGACGTTCATCGAGGTCAGCTACCTGCTGATCTACGGTGAGCTGCCGACTGCGGAGCAGCTCGAGGTCTTCACCGACAAGATCCGCCGCCACACCCTCCTGCACGAGGATCTCAAGCGGTTCTTCGACGGCTTCCCGCGCAATGCGCACCCGATGCCCGTCGTGTCGAGCGCGGTCAACGCTCTGTCGGCGTACTACCCCGACTCCCTCGATCCGGACGACTCCGAGCAGGTCGAGCTGTCGACGATCCGTCTGCTCGCCAAGCTGCCGACCATCGCGGCCTACGCCTACAAGAAGTCGGTCGGTCAGCCCTTCCTCTACCCCGACAACTCGCTGTCGCTGGTCGAGAACTTCCTGCGCATGACCTTCGGCTTCCCGGCCGAGCCCTACGAGATCGATCCCGAGATCGCTCAGGCGCTCGACATGCTGCTCATCCTGCACGCCGATCACGAGCAGAACTGCTCGACGTCGACGGTGCGCCTCGTCGGTTCCTCCGACGCCAACCTCTTCACGTCCATCTCGGGCGGCATCAACGCACTGTGGGGCCCGCTGCACGGCGGCGCCAACCAGGCCGTGCTCGAGATGCTCGACGGCATCCAGAAGTCCGACGGCGACGTCAAGGACTTCGTCCGCAAGGTCAAGAACAAGGAAGACGGCGTGAAGCTCATGGGCTTCGGACACCGCGTCTACCGTAACTACGACCCGCGGGCCGCGATCGTCAAGAAGACCGCCGACCGCATCCTCAAGAAGCTCGGTGCGGGCGACGAACTGCTCGAGATCGCCATGAAGCTCGAAGAGGCCGCCCTCACGGACGACTACTTCATCGAGCGCAAGTTGTACCCGAACGTCGACTTCTACACGGGCCTGATCTACCGTGCGATGGGCTTCCCGGACCGCATGTTCACCGTGCTGTTCGCCCTGGGTCGCCTGCCCGGCTGGATCGCGCACTGGCGTGAGATGCACTCGGACCCGACCCTGAAGATCGGCCGTCCGCGTCAGATCTACACCGGTTACACCGAGCGCCCGTACACGTCCCTCGAGGAGCGCTGA
- a CDS encoding TetR/AcrR family transcriptional regulator, whose translation MHDVNDAFSATRRTDPVTDTPEQTPDASLVTALPGGGSEVARRLVASAVESFARRGYHATTTRDISVGAGLSPAALYVHFPSKEAVLFEAGRNGHHHVLEEVESAAASSTDPIERIRAIVDRFVRIHAVHHTTCRVAQYELHALSEEHYREIAEIRRRTDAVVREVISSGVDSGAFRVGDVPTAALAILSLGIDVARWYRPGRVDVDDLARNYVDLALSMLGAPRN comes from the coding sequence GTGCATGATGTCAACGACGCCTTCTCCGCGACCCGCAGGACGGACCCCGTGACCGACACACCCGAGCAGACCCCCGACGCCTCTCTTGTCACAGCGCTGCCAGGCGGTGGATCCGAGGTCGCGCGCCGGCTGGTCGCCTCCGCGGTGGAGTCCTTCGCACGCCGCGGCTATCACGCGACCACCACCCGCGACATCTCCGTCGGCGCAGGGTTGAGCCCCGCGGCGCTCTACGTGCACTTCCCGTCCAAGGAGGCCGTACTCTTCGAGGCCGGCCGCAACGGGCACCACCACGTCCTCGAGGAGGTCGAGAGCGCCGCCGCGAGTTCCACCGACCCGATCGAGCGGATCCGCGCCATCGTCGACCGTTTCGTGCGGATCCACGCCGTGCACCACACGACCTGCCGGGTCGCGCAGTACGAACTGCACGCGCTCTCGGAGGAGCACTACCGCGAGATCGCGGAGATCCGCAGGCGCACCGACGCCGTGGTCCGGGAGGTCATCTCCTCGGGTGTCGACAGTGGCGCGTTCCGGGTCGGCGACGTGCCCACCGCAGCGCTGGCGATCCTGTCGCTGGGGATCGACGTCGCCCGCTGGTACCGGCCCGGCCGCGTGGACGTCGACGATCTGGCCCGCAACTATGTCGACCTCGCGTTGTCGATGCTCGGGGCGCCCCGGAACTGA
- the serC gene encoding phosphoserine transaminase, producing MADASPIIPADLKPADGRFGCGPSKVRPEQLQSLVDVGASVFGTSHRQKPVKDVVARVRSGLRDLFSLPEGYEVVLGNGGTTAFWDAAAFGLIRERSQHFTYGEFSSKFATVAKKNPFIGDPIVVGSEPGSAPEIVADASADLIGWAHNETSTGVAVPVQRPAGSDNALIAIDATSGAGGLPVNISDVDVYYFAPQKSFAADGGLWIALMSPAALERVAEIKESGRFTPEFLSLPIAVDNSSKDQTYNTPALATLLMFANQIEWLNGNGGLDWAVARTKDSSSRLYEWAEASEYATPFVADPSLRSQVVGTVDFADSVDAAQVAKILRANGIVDTEPYRKLGRNQLRIGMFPAIDPEDVTQLTKSIDWVVSQL from the coding sequence ATGGCAGACGCGTCACCGATCATTCCCGCCGACCTCAAGCCCGCAGACGGCCGCTTCGGCTGCGGCCCGTCCAAGGTTCGTCCCGAGCAGCTGCAGTCGCTGGTCGACGTCGGCGCTTCGGTGTTCGGCACCAGCCACCGGCAGAAGCCGGTCAAGGACGTCGTCGCCCGTGTCCGCTCGGGTCTGCGCGACCTGTTCTCCCTGCCCGAGGGCTACGAGGTCGTCCTCGGCAACGGTGGCACCACCGCTTTCTGGGACGCCGCGGCCTTCGGTCTGATCCGGGAGCGTTCGCAGCACTTCACCTACGGCGAGTTCTCGTCGAAGTTCGCGACGGTCGCGAAGAAGAACCCGTTCATCGGCGACCCGATCGTCGTGGGTTCGGAGCCGGGCTCGGCTCCGGAGATCGTCGCCGACGCGTCGGCCGACCTCATCGGCTGGGCGCACAACGAGACCTCGACGGGTGTCGCGGTCCCCGTGCAGCGCCCTGCCGGTTCCGACAACGCCCTGATCGCGATCGACGCGACCTCGGGTGCCGGTGGCCTGCCGGTGAACATCTCCGACGTCGACGTGTACTACTTCGCCCCGCAGAAGAGCTTCGCCGCCGACGGCGGCCTGTGGATCGCGCTGATGAGCCCGGCCGCGCTCGAGCGTGTCGCCGAGATCAAGGAGTCGGGTCGCTTCACCCCCGAGTTCCTGTCGTTGCCGATCGCCGTCGACAACAGCAGCAAGGACCAGACCTACAACACCCCGGCGCTGGCCACCCTGCTGATGTTCGCCAACCAGATCGAGTGGCTCAACGGCAATGGCGGCCTCGACTGGGCCGTCGCGCGCACGAAGGATTCGTCCTCGCGCCTGTACGAGTGGGCCGAGGCCTCCGAGTACGCGACGCCGTTCGTCGCCGATCCGTCGCTGCGTTCGCAGGTCGTCGGCACCGTCGACTTCGCCGACTCCGTCGATGCGGCGCAGGTCGCGAAGATCCTGCGGGCCAACGGCATCGTCGACACCGAGCCGTACCGCAAGCTCGGCCGCAACCAGCTGCGCATCGGCATGTTCCCGGCCATCGATCCCGAGGACGTCACGCAGCTGACCAAGAGCATCGATTGGGTCGTCTCCCAGCTCTGA
- a CDS encoding MFS transporter, with the protein MRRLLADTTPLRNKDYARLWWAGIVTVIGAQMAVVAVPQQIYEITRNSAYVGLTGVFGLVPLVVFGLWGGALADAMDRRKLLLITSTGLGVTSVLLWVQAASGLNNVWVLLCLFSLQQAFFAVNQPTRAAIIPRLLPVGQIAAATSLNMTVVQFGAIAGPLFAGALIPVVGLSTLYLLDAIFLLATLWAVVRLPAIPPLGEVTKAGLRAVFDGFRYLSGQKILLASFVVDIVAMVFGMPRALFPQIAHESFGDPAQGGFALGLLFAAMSVGAVVGGVFSGWLPRVQRQGLAVIVCIVLWGVAMVGFGAAVWWAEPDGSGLLLWVALFFLAFGGAVDMVSAAFRSTMLQTVATDEMRGRLQGVFIVVVAGGPRIGDVLHGAAAAAAGTAVAAAGGGVLVIVGTLVCVVAFPAFVRYRVSRTLG; encoded by the coding sequence GTGAGGCGGCTGCTCGCCGACACCACACCGCTGCGCAACAAGGACTACGCCCGGCTGTGGTGGGCCGGAATCGTCACCGTCATCGGTGCGCAGATGGCGGTCGTCGCCGTTCCTCAGCAGATCTACGAGATCACCCGCAACTCTGCCTATGTGGGGCTGACCGGTGTGTTCGGGCTCGTGCCGCTCGTGGTCTTCGGACTGTGGGGAGGGGCGCTCGCCGACGCGATGGACCGCCGCAAGTTGCTGCTCATCACCTCCACCGGTCTCGGCGTCACGTCCGTGTTGTTGTGGGTGCAGGCGGCGAGCGGGCTGAACAACGTGTGGGTGCTGTTGTGCCTGTTCTCGCTGCAACAGGCGTTCTTCGCGGTGAACCAGCCGACCCGCGCGGCGATCATCCCTCGGCTGCTGCCGGTAGGGCAGATCGCAGCCGCCACCTCGCTGAACATGACCGTCGTGCAGTTCGGCGCCATCGCGGGCCCGCTGTTCGCCGGGGCCCTCATACCCGTCGTGGGACTGTCCACCCTCTACCTGCTGGACGCGATCTTCCTGCTGGCCACGCTGTGGGCGGTGGTGCGACTCCCGGCGATTCCGCCGCTCGGCGAGGTCACCAAGGCCGGGCTGCGCGCGGTCTTCGACGGCTTCCGGTACCTGTCCGGCCAGAAGATTCTGCTGGCGTCGTTCGTCGTCGACATCGTCGCCATGGTGTTCGGGATGCCGCGTGCCCTGTTCCCGCAGATCGCCCACGAGTCGTTCGGCGATCCGGCGCAGGGCGGCTTCGCCCTCGGTCTGCTGTTCGCGGCGATGTCGGTCGGCGCGGTGGTCGGCGGCGTCTTCTCCGGATGGCTGCCGCGGGTGCAGCGCCAGGGTCTCGCCGTGATCGTGTGCATCGTCCTGTGGGGCGTGGCGATGGTCGGCTTCGGCGCCGCGGTGTGGTGGGCCGAGCCCGACGGCAGCGGTCTGCTGCTGTGGGTCGCCCTGTTCTTCCTGGCGTTCGGCGGGGCGGTCGACATGGTGTCCGCGGCCTTCCGCTCGACGATGCTGCAGACCGTCGCCACCGACGAGATGCGCGGCCGGTTGCAGGGCGTGTTCATCGTCGTCGTCGCGGGAGGACCGCGCATCGGCGACGTGCTCCACGGCGCCGCCGCGGCCGCGGCAGGAACCGCGGTCGCCGCGGCCGGCGGCGGCGTCCTCGTAATCGTCGGCACGCTCGTGTGCGTCGTCGCCTTCCCGGCCTTCGTCCGGTACCGGGTCTCACGCACTCTCGGATGA